The Proteiniphilum propionicum genome contains the following window.
AAAGTACTTGCAACACCTGCAACACGTGCCATGGCGAAGAAGATGAATATTGATATCAGCAATATAAAAGGAAGCGGCCCTTTAGGAAGGGTAATGGATAAGGATATTGTGAGCTTTAAAGAAAGTAGGGAGCAGAAAGCCGATAGAAAAGAACAGCTCAATGGTATTCCCGATGATGTGACCTACCAGCCGCTGACACAAATAAGAAAAACTATTGCCAGGAACATGCTGAAATCTAAACAGAACGCAGCTCATATGTCAATATTCGAAGAGGTGGAAATATCAGGATTGATACAGCTGAAAGATAAGCTCATGCACAAGCTTGCCGATAAAGGAGTCAAGCTTACTTATCTTCCTTTTATCGTTAAAGCGGTAGCCCTGGCATTAAAGCAACATTCGCAGCTCAATTCGCAGATTGATTTTGAAAACAACCGGATGATTATCAGCAATAGATATAATATTGCTATCGCTGTAGATGCACCGGATGGATTGGTCGTTCCTGTGATTCGTGACGCAGATAAGCTTTCAATCTTTCAAATAGCGATGCGCACCGGTGAGCTGGCCACAAAGGCGAGGTCAAGAAAACTGACGCTGGATGATTTGAAAGGGGGTTCTTTTTCAATAACCAGCTTTGGTTCCATCGGCGGTATCTTCGCCACACCGGTGCTTAATTATCCACAGGCAGGCATACTTGGGATAGGGCGTATTCTAAAAACACCCATTGTAAAGAATAATGAAATAGTTATCGGAAATATTATGCCTCTTTCGCTCACGGTAGACCATCGCATAGTGGATGGTGGAGAGACTGCCCGGTTTATCCGTAAGGTGATGGAGTTTCTCTCCGAACCGGTTTCATTATTGCTGGATCTGTAGATAATGGAAGGAGCTGTTTGCCAAATATATTTAAAGCAGATTCTTTCTCTTATCAATGAAAAATCATCATATCAAAATAATTGAAAATAATCTTTACCGGCATTTGTCAGTTATCAGCAAATTGCGACTTATCTGGTCTATTAACGTCTCGCATTGATCATTAGGAGTTTAGGTGATCACTTGGTGGAGTATTTCCAAATAGCCATGACGAGAAAAGAGAAGCATGTTTTGTTTTCTTTATGAACTAATCAATGCATTTATGCGGTTTTTACTTGAGAAACTGAAAATAAAAATTTAATTTTGCTACAAATCGCATTCATTGAAAAAGAGGTTTTCCATATCATTCATTCTATTGGCTGCATTATTGCTGCTGATGTCTGGGATTATACCACATCACCATCACGACGGCTTACCCTGTGTGATGATGGAATGTTGCGAAACGGACAACATACCTGGCGATATACACAGACATGCTGCCGGCAGCGGAAAAAACGGACAATCATGTGTTGCTGATGCCGACTACTTTGTCCCCGGTTCCGAGAATAAGATTAAATACAAGGTATCTATCTGTGGTGGTTGCGATAATCTGAATCATATACACCTGTTCCCCCTCTTTTTTCTTGTGGCGGACTATGTTGCAGTTCCCGGCGAAAACACGTTAAACAAAACCGGTTACTGGGAATATACAGCGTTTTACATATCTCCTGGAAATACACAAATCCATGGCCTACGTGCCCCTCCCTTTCTATACTGATCGACCTGTAAGTACATTGATGTAAGAGATAACTTCCTGCCCTTTGAATTTTCATGATTCAATGAGATGCCCCGTTTATTTACCTCTTATTGTAAGCCTGTTCTGACCGGGACATGAGATATCCTCATTATTCAAGTATATTATTTTATGTACTCTGCGACTTACCGTGTTGATCCTTTTTTTTACATTCAGATTTTTTAGTCAG
Protein-coding sequences here:
- a CDS encoding dihydrolipoamide acetyltransferase family protein, with product MKYVFNFPDLGEGLEEGTILEWYVKEGDRVKVGDLVVQMETDKVVADIPSPKSGIITACYGAAGDVIPVGSPLVDIELEGVENEQGSVKVEQPYQTITEQEDVAAVVGTMELADKNIIQAPSDEGSLEIVNHKGGSRKVLATPATRAMAKKMNIDISNIKGSGPLGRVMDKDIVSFKESREQKADRKEQLNGIPDDVTYQPLTQIRKTIARNMLKSKQNAAHMSIFEEVEISGLIQLKDKLMHKLADKGVKLTYLPFIVKAVALALKQHSQLNSQIDFENNRMIISNRYNIAIAVDAPDGLVVPVIRDADKLSIFQIAMRTGELATKARSRKLTLDDLKGGSFSITSFGSIGGIFATPVLNYPQAGILGIGRILKTPIVKNNEIVIGNIMPLSLTVDHRIVDGGETARFIRKVMEFLSEPVSLLLDL
- a CDS encoding DUF6769 family protein; translated protein: MKKRFSISFILLAALLLLMSGIIPHHHHDGLPCVMMECCETDNIPGDIHRHAAGSGKNGQSCVADADYFVPGSENKIKYKVSICGGCDNLNHIHLFPLFFLVADYVAVPGENTLNKTGYWEYTAFYISPGNTQIHGLRAPPFLY